A genome region from Microplitis mediator isolate UGA2020A chromosome 4, iyMicMedi2.1, whole genome shotgun sequence includes the following:
- the LOC130666664 gene encoding facilitated trehalose transporter Tret1-like isoform X1 → MVRGYQTMGGESSSSSLLVTERTPLRSVQSRRMVEKNIGISQQTLVSTSSDNENGGRKLTQYIAGLAATLGALAAGMVLGWTSPAGKDGVNLAKEYNIPISPTEFSWIGSIFNLGAATICVPIGILTDVIGRKRAMLILVVPFTIGWILIIWSNSVVMFDIGRYILGVSGGAFCVTAPMYTGEIAESSIRGSLGSYFQLMLTAGILITYILGSVLSIFTLSLISAVVPLIFFGIFFFMPETPTYYLKKGQINEARESYKWLRGPDYNIEPELEAQNEALAEANRNQVSFLTAVRSKAALKGLFIAFGLMFFQQLSGVNAIIFYSGSIFETAGSTMNSDVATIVVGSMQVIAVFVSTLIVDRLGRRLLLLISSVAMCLTTLILGVYFYMKIHKVSGVDSIGWLPLVAICTFIILFSLGFGPIPWMMMGEIFDSQVKSIAGSSACLFNWLMAFIVTKFFSDIQDALGTDMTFWIFSIICAVAVVFVFFIVPETKGKTLEQIQIELGGGDPTPSGFHGSKS, encoded by the exons ATGGTGCGAGGATATCAAACAATGGGGGGAGAGTCGAGTTCATCCAGTTTACTA gTGACAGAAAGAACACCACTACGGAGCGTTCAAAGTCGAAGAATGGTTGAAAAGAACATCGGAATATCCCAGCAAACGCTGGTGTCAACATCTAGTGATAATGAAAATGGTGGGCGTAAATTAACACAATACATTGCTGGGTTAGCGGCAACTCTTGGTGCGCTTGCAGCAGGTATGGTATTGGGTTGGACATCACCCGCGGGAAAAGACGGAGTGAACTTGGCCAAAGAATACAACATACCGATATCGCCAACAGAATTTTCATGGATCGGTTCGATATTCAATTTAGGCGCCGCCACAATTTGTGTGCCTATTGGTATTCTCACAGACGTAATCGGCAGAAAACGCGCAATGTTGATACTAGTCGTGCCATTCACTATCGGGTGGATACTGATAATATGGTCTAACTCCGTAGTAATGTTTGATATCGGCCGGTATATTTTGGGCGTAAGCGGAGGCGCTTTTTGTGTAACTGCCCCAATGTACACCGGCGAGATTGCCGAGAGTTCTATTCGCGGTAGTTTAGGATCGTACTTCCAACTGATGTTGACAGCTGGtattttaataacatatatattaggttCCGTGCTTTCGATATTCACATTATCCCTGATATCGGCGGTTGTGCCTCTTATATTTTTCGGAATATTCTTCTTCATGCCCGAAACACCGACGTATTATTTGAAGAAGGGGCAGATCAATGAAGCCAGAGAAAGCTACAAATGGTTACGGGGACCGGATTATAATATCGAGCCCGAACTGGAAGCGCAGAATGAGGCATTGGCTGAAGCAAATCGTAACCAAGTGTCATTTTTGACAGCTGTCAGATCAAAAGCTGCATTAAAAGGGCTTTTTATTGCATTCGGTTTGATGTTTTTCCAGCAACTGAGTGGCGTTAATGCCATAATATTTTACTCTGGTTCGATATTCGAGACTGCTGGCAGTACGATGAATTCAGATGTTGCAACGATCGTTGTTGGAAGCATGCAAGTTATTGCGGTATTTGTCAGCACACTTATTGTTGATCGTCTTGGTAGACGGCTgctgttattaatttcaagtgTCGCCATGTGTTTAACGACACTTATACTCGGCGTATATTTCTACATGAAGATACACAAAGTCAGTGGGGTTGACTCTATCGGGTGGCTGCCACTGGTTGCAATTTGCACATTTATTATACTATTTTCGCTTGGATTTGGGCCAATACCGTGGATGATGATGGGCGAAATATTCGATTCCCAAGTTAAGAGTATCGCTGGCAGCAGCGCCTGTTTATTCAATTGGCTTATGGCTTTTATCGTCACTAAATTTTTCAGCGATATACAAGACGCTTTGGGTACTGATATGACATTTTggatattttcaattatttgcgCAGTTGCTGTTGTTTTTGTGTTCTTTATTGTACCCGAAACTAAAGGGAAAACGCTTGAACAAATTCAAATTGAATTAGGAGGCGGTGATCCAACTCCTAGTGGTTTTCATGGTAGTAAATCATAG
- the LOC130666664 gene encoding facilitated trehalose transporter Tret1-like isoform X2, with translation MVEKNIGISQQTLVSTSSDNENGGRKLTQYIAGLAATLGALAAGMVLGWTSPAGKDGVNLAKEYNIPISPTEFSWIGSIFNLGAATICVPIGILTDVIGRKRAMLILVVPFTIGWILIIWSNSVVMFDIGRYILGVSGGAFCVTAPMYTGEIAESSIRGSLGSYFQLMLTAGILITYILGSVLSIFTLSLISAVVPLIFFGIFFFMPETPTYYLKKGQINEARESYKWLRGPDYNIEPELEAQNEALAEANRNQVSFLTAVRSKAALKGLFIAFGLMFFQQLSGVNAIIFYSGSIFETAGSTMNSDVATIVVGSMQVIAVFVSTLIVDRLGRRLLLLISSVAMCLTTLILGVYFYMKIHKVSGVDSIGWLPLVAICTFIILFSLGFGPIPWMMMGEIFDSQVKSIAGSSACLFNWLMAFIVTKFFSDIQDALGTDMTFWIFSIICAVAVVFVFFIVPETKGKTLEQIQIELGGGDPTPSGFHGSKS, from the coding sequence ATGGTTGAAAAGAACATCGGAATATCCCAGCAAACGCTGGTGTCAACATCTAGTGATAATGAAAATGGTGGGCGTAAATTAACACAATACATTGCTGGGTTAGCGGCAACTCTTGGTGCGCTTGCAGCAGGTATGGTATTGGGTTGGACATCACCCGCGGGAAAAGACGGAGTGAACTTGGCCAAAGAATACAACATACCGATATCGCCAACAGAATTTTCATGGATCGGTTCGATATTCAATTTAGGCGCCGCCACAATTTGTGTGCCTATTGGTATTCTCACAGACGTAATCGGCAGAAAACGCGCAATGTTGATACTAGTCGTGCCATTCACTATCGGGTGGATACTGATAATATGGTCTAACTCCGTAGTAATGTTTGATATCGGCCGGTATATTTTGGGCGTAAGCGGAGGCGCTTTTTGTGTAACTGCCCCAATGTACACCGGCGAGATTGCCGAGAGTTCTATTCGCGGTAGTTTAGGATCGTACTTCCAACTGATGTTGACAGCTGGtattttaataacatatatattaggttCCGTGCTTTCGATATTCACATTATCCCTGATATCGGCGGTTGTGCCTCTTATATTTTTCGGAATATTCTTCTTCATGCCCGAAACACCGACGTATTATTTGAAGAAGGGGCAGATCAATGAAGCCAGAGAAAGCTACAAATGGTTACGGGGACCGGATTATAATATCGAGCCCGAACTGGAAGCGCAGAATGAGGCATTGGCTGAAGCAAATCGTAACCAAGTGTCATTTTTGACAGCTGTCAGATCAAAAGCTGCATTAAAAGGGCTTTTTATTGCATTCGGTTTGATGTTTTTCCAGCAACTGAGTGGCGTTAATGCCATAATATTTTACTCTGGTTCGATATTCGAGACTGCTGGCAGTACGATGAATTCAGATGTTGCAACGATCGTTGTTGGAAGCATGCAAGTTATTGCGGTATTTGTCAGCACACTTATTGTTGATCGTCTTGGTAGACGGCTgctgttattaatttcaagtgTCGCCATGTGTTTAACGACACTTATACTCGGCGTATATTTCTACATGAAGATACACAAAGTCAGTGGGGTTGACTCTATCGGGTGGCTGCCACTGGTTGCAATTTGCACATTTATTATACTATTTTCGCTTGGATTTGGGCCAATACCGTGGATGATGATGGGCGAAATATTCGATTCCCAAGTTAAGAGTATCGCTGGCAGCAGCGCCTGTTTATTCAATTGGCTTATGGCTTTTATCGTCACTAAATTTTTCAGCGATATACAAGACGCTTTGGGTACTGATATGACATTTTggatattttcaattatttgcgCAGTTGCTGTTGTTTTTGTGTTCTTTATTGTACCCGAAACTAAAGGGAAAACGCTTGAACAAATTCAAATTGAATTAGGAGGCGGTGATCCAACTCCTAGTGGTTTTCATGGTAGTAAATCATAG